CAGGTCGTCCGGATGCCCTGAACCGTCCGGAGACCCCCGCGGCTCCGGCAGTGCCATCCCCATCCAGTAGGGCCTCCACCGCCTAGAAGGGACCGTCCCATGAACCGTGACCAGGTGGCCAACGACGTCGAGCGGCTCACCCGCCAGCTGATGACCGACAACTCCGACCGCCCGATCGAGCCCAACGACACGTTCGCCGACCTCGGCCTCGACTCGCTCAAGCTCGTCGACCTGCTCGGCTCCGCCGAGATCCACTTCGACATCGAGGTGCCGGACGAGGAAGTCGGCAACTTCATCCGGGTACAGGACCTCACCGAGTTCGTCCTTTCCGCGAACTCGGTCGGCGCGGCGGCCTGAGCCGGTGACCGGAGACGTACGCGCGCTGTCGGCCGGCCAGCGGGCGATGTGGGCGCTGCACACGATCGCACCGGAGAGCGCCACGAGCAACGTGGTGACCGCGGCGATAGCGGCTCCCGCGCTCGACACCGGCATCCTGCGGGCGGCCGTCGGCGCCGTGCGGCAGCGCCACGACCTGCTCCGGTCGACGTTCCACGCGGCGGATCCCGGGCCGGTGCGGGCAGTGTCCCCACCCGGCCCGGGGGCCGTCGAGGTCCGCGACGTCGGCGCGGTCGACGACCCGCGGCTGCTCGCGCTGGTCCGCGAGGTCGGCGCGGCACCTTTGCGGCTGGCCGAGGACGGGCCGGCGCGGATCGTGCTCCTGCGCCGGCCGCACGACTGCGCGCTGGTCGTGGTCGTGCACCACATCGCGACCGACGGGCTGTCCCAGTGGGTGCTCTGGCGCGACCTGAGCGAGGCGTACCGGACCATCCACGGCGGCGGCACCGTCGACTGGGCGCCGCTGCCCGCCTACGACGACTTCGTCGCCAAGGAGCGGGCGATGCTCGACGGCCCGCGCGGCGCCGAGCTGCGCGCGCACTGGGAGCGCACCGCCGCCGGCGCCACGGCGGCCACCCTGCCCACCGACCGCCCCCGGCCGGCCCGGCGGTCCTACCGCGGCGCCGCGGTCTCCCGGCCCGTGCCGGACCGGCTCGCCGAGCGGGTACGGGCCCGCGCGGCGTCCGCCGGCGTGACAC
This genomic stretch from Phytohabitans houttuyneae harbors:
- a CDS encoding condensation domain-containing protein, which gives rise to MTGDVRALSAGQRAMWALHTIAPESATSNVVTAAIAAPALDTGILRAAVGAVRQRHDLLRSTFHAADPGPVRAVSPPGPGAVEVRDVGAVDDPRLLALVREVGAAPLRLAEDGPARIVLLRRPHDCALVVVVHHIATDGLSQWVLWRDLSEAYRTIHGGGTVDWAPLPAYDDFVAKERAMLDGPRGAELRAHWERTAAGATAATLPTDRPRPARRSYRGAAVSRPVPDRLAERVRARAASAGVTPFSVLLGVYEGLLYRYTGQAEFTIGCPVSLRRGRALREAVGLLVNLVVLRSSFTPATTFAEAFAAAQRQVSGGLAHAAYPFALVQPPGPDREPLVRATFTMLARQPGDTLSDGDHGFAGHHMRRLSMPWDEGQFDVAATVREGLDRSLSVELSYDTDLFDAPTVDRLLGHYLGLLGAACAAPDRPVSRASMVDEAERRALLALGSAV
- a CDS encoding acyl carrier protein is translated as MNRDQVANDVERLTRQLMTDNSDRPIEPNDTFADLGLDSLKLVDLLGSAEIHFDIEVPDEEVGNFIRVQDLTEFVLSANSVGAAA